CGATCGTCACGACTTCGGTGCCGGGCCGGCGACGGACCATCTCCTCGGCGTGCCGGCGCGGCACGACCGCACTGCGTTCGCCCCGCACGACCATCAGCGGCTGCTCGACGGCGGTGAAGTCGTCCCACCAGTCGCCCCGGACGGCGACCTTGGCGGCCTGCACTTCCTCCGCCCGCCACAGGAACCGCCACCCCTCGGGTTCCTCCACCGCGCTCTCGGTGAAGTGCCGGGGCTCGTCCACACCCGCGAGTGCGTCCAGCATCGCCCGCATGCTCGGGAAGTGTGTCGGCAGTGCGAGCAGCTGATCGTCGCCGAGCGGTGCCCGGTACTCCGCCGGAAAGTCCACCACGGCCACGGCCGAAGTCAATTCCGGTCGACGTGCGGCCAGTTGATACGCGGTGATGCCGCCGAGCGAGTGTCCGACGGCCGCAACGGGGCCGAGTCCGAGGTGTTCGACGAGCGCCGCCGCGTCGCCGATATAGGCCTCCCGCCCGTGGTCGTCGGGGTGGTCGGAGAGGCCGTGGCCGCGCTGATCGAGCGCGATGAGCCGGTATCCGGGTCCGAGGTGGCCGGCGAGCCCGAGCAGGGAGCGGCCGCGTCCATAGGCGCCGTGCAGTGCGAGGACGGGGCGGCCGGTGCCGCCGAGGTCGAGGTAGGCGAGACGTATGCCGTCCGGGGTGCGGAAGTACTGCGTGGTTGCCGTCGTCATGGCTTTGACTCTAACAGGGCTATGCCTCGATTAGAGTCATCTCGATTAGAGGTATCGCTACTCGAGGTATCTCCCATCGATGTGCCTCTACTAGAGGCATAGCCCATGACGTGGCTACTCTGGACCGCCACGACGACCGCGAAGCACGCACCTCGGAGGCCCGGTGCTCACCCTCTGCATCCTCGGATTCCTCGACGAGGAACCCCTGCACGCCTACGACCTGCGCGCCCGCATCTCCGGCCTCAGTGGCCATGTGCGCCCCGTGAGCGACGGCGCTCTCTACCCCGCCATCAAGCGTCTCGAGGCCGCCGGGCACCTCACCCGCCACATCGAACCCGGTGAACGCGCCACGCCCCGCCAGGTCCTCACCCTCACCGCATCCGGCCGAGCCGAATTCCTGCGTCGGCTGCGCGAACCCGCCGACCTCGAAATCACCGACCGCAACTCCTTCTTCATCCTCCTGGCCTTCCTCGGCCGGCTGCCCGACCCGGCCGACCAGGCCCGCGTACTACGCCGCCGCCTCGCCTTCATGGACGAGCCCGGCAGCTACTTCTACGAGGACGGCCGGCCGCTGCGCGCCCGCGACATGACCGACCGATTCCGGCGCGGCATGCTCCAACTCGCCCACGCCACCAGCAAGGCCGACCGTGCCTGGCTGGAACGCACCGTCGGAGAGCTGGCAGGGGGTGTCTCGCCGTGACGGCTGCGGTAGTGGGCTTTGCGCTGTTCGCCCTGGTGATGACGGTGACCCCCGGCCCGGACACCCTGCTGGTGCTGCGCAACTGCGTGCGGGGCGGGCGGCGTACGGGGGCGGCCACGGCCGTCGGCGCCGCGCTCGGCTCGCTCGCCTGGGCGGTCGCCGCGGCGGTCGGGCTCGCGGCGGCACTGCAACGGTGGGATGCGGCGTTCACCGCCGTACGGCTGGCCGGTGCGGCCTATCTGGTGCTGCTGGGCGGGCAGGCGCTGTGGGCCCACCGGCGGTCGGGCTCGGTCGCCGAGTCCGGGGACGCGCCCTCGGTGGCGGAGGTGCCGGACGGCTCCGCCGCATACCTGAGGCCGGTACGCGCCTTTCGGCAGGGGCTGTTGAGCTGCCTGCTCAACCCCAAGGTCGGCATCTTCTTCGTGGCCGTGGTGCCGCAGTTCCTGCCTGGCGGGCACTCGGTCCTGGGAGCGACGCTGTTCCTGGGCGCGATCGACGCCGCCATCGCGGCGGGCTGGCTGCTGCTGGTCGTCGTCTGCGCCGGCCGACTCCTGGAGCGTCTGCGACGTCCCCGCGTACACCGCAACCTGGAGCGCGCGACGGGCGGTGTGCTCGTCGCGCTCGGGGTGGGGACGGCGGTGGAGACGGCCGTGGGGTAGAGGGGGCGGGGCCCTCGATACCTCTAAGCCTCCGCCTCCTGCTTCCGGTCGACGTACTCGAAGATCGAACCGTCGGGGTGGCGGGCGACCAGATTGCGGCCGATCGGCGTCGGCAGCGGGCCGGCGACGATGTCCGCGCCGACGGCCGTCAGATCGGCCACCGCATCGTCCACATCCTTGACGGCGATGGTCGCTGTGATCTTCCGCAGCACCGACAACTCCGCTTCGGGCCCGCTCATCAGGAAGAAGCACCCGACGGCCGCGACCGCCACCCCGCCGCGCTGGAAGCGGACCGCTTCGGCGCCGGTCAGCCGTTCGTAGACGCCGATCGCCGCATCGAGATCGCCGACGCACACCCGCAATGAGGTCCCCAGAATGTCCATACCGGCAACCCTAGTTGGGTGGCCCGCGGGTACGCGATCACTTGGTCGTCATCGACCGCTCTCCGTCGTCTTGTGACAAGGGAGCGCCCGGACGACGGAGCCTGACGCCCCTGGCCTCCGGCCGCCAGGCCCCCCCGGGCGTCCCCGGCCCTCCCGTTCGTCAGACGCGGCAGAGGATCTCGCCGTGCAGGATGCCGAACCAGCCGTCCTCCTCGGCGCCCCACGCCCGCCAGGCCGCAGCGATCCGGTCCAGCTGCTCCGTGGTGGCGTGCCCGCCGTCCACCGCGATCCGCGCGTAGGAGGAGCCGACCGTACGCTCCGCCCACAGCTCGCTCCACCAGGAGCGCTCCTGCGGGGTGTGGTAACACCAGGTGCCGGCCGTGGCGGTGATCGCGTCCGGGGCGAAACCGGCCTGCCGTGCCCAGGCGTGCAGCCGGCGTCCCGCATCCGGTTCGCCTCCGTTGGCGCGGGCGACCCGCAGGTACAGCCGCAGCCAGTCGGCCATCCCGTCGACCTCCGGGTACCAGGTCATGGCCGAGTAGTCCGAATCCCGGACGGCGACGATTCCGCCGGGCTTGGTGACCCGGCGCATCTCGCGCAGCGCCTGGACGGGGTCGCCCACGTGCTGCAGCACCTGATGGGCGTGCACCACGCAGAAGGTGTCATCGGGGTAGTCCAGTGCGTGGACATCGCCGACCGCGAAACGGACGTTTGTCAGGCCCCTGCCGGCGGCGGTGGCGCGTGCCTGGCGCAGGACGTCCGGTGCGTGCTCCAGGCCGGTGACCTGCCCGTCCGGCACCAGGGCCGCCAGGTCGGCGGTGATGGTGCCGGGGCCGCAGCCGACGTCCAGGATCTGCATGTGCGCCTGCACCGCATCCCGGAGGTATCCGGCCGAATTGTCGACGGTGCGCCAGGTGTGGGAGCGCAGTACGGACTCGTGGTGGCCGTGGGTGTAGACGGCGGATTCCTGCGGCATGGCCGGCTCCTTCGCATGCGGGGGAGCGGTGGCCGGTGCGCACGGCATCCCGGCCACCGCCCGGCGGCCGCACGTACCCGCGCGGCCGCTCTGCGGCGTGGTGATCACACCGTACGCCGCAATCTCGCATCATGAGAGTAGGGTCTCATCATTCGGGCAGCAGGCGATAGACCGTCAGTGCTTCGTTCTGCTTGTCCAGCGTCAACTCGGCCGGTGCGGGCGCCACTTCGCCGTCGAAGGCCAGCGTCGTGCCCTCCGGGAGCCCGCTGATCCGCAGTCGCGACAGACGCGCCTCACCGAGCACCGGAGAGCTGCGCGGGGTGCCCAGCAGGGCCGCGGTGAGCAGCCGGGTACGGGCCAGCCGGCCGCCGTGCACCACTCGCACATCGAGCACCCCGTCCGCCAGGTCGTGGCGGCGCACCGGAGCGAACCCCAGCCCCCGGTACTGAGAGTTGCCGGCGAACAGCAGCCACACGGCCCGCCGCTCGCCGTTGATCGTGAGGGTCAGCGGCTCGGCGGTGCGCAGCACCTCCCACGCCGCGAGCACCCCCGCGGGCCAGGCGCCGATCTTCCCGGCCCACCGCTCCCGGATCCGCACCAGCTCCGGATACGCGCCGATCGAGAAGGTGTTGAGGAAGTGCCGCGCCTCCGGATGCGGCCCGGCCCGGAAGCGCGCCACGTCCACCGCGACGGCCTCACCGGTCTCCACGGCGCGTGCCGCCGCCGCATAGGTTTCGATCCCGAGGTCGTACGCGAAGTGGTTCAGGGTGCCGCCGGGCAGCACCGCGAGCGGCAGCCCGTGCCGGAGTGCGACCTCCGCCGCGGCATTGACCGTGCCGTCCCCGCCGAGCACTCCCAGCGCACCGCCCAGTGCCTTGGCCCGCTCCGCGGCATCTTCCAGTGCCTTGTCCAGCGGCTCCCCGTCCGGCCCGCTGCACACCGTGACCTCGGCCTGCGGCAGTACTCCGTGCACCTCCTCGGTGCGGTCCGGTCCGGGGCCCGTGCGCTGCCCTGAGCCCTGGTTCGCCACCACGACCAGACCCCGGCCGCCCGGCAGCGCGGGCGCCTCGGCGCGCGGTCTCGCGGGCGGCGCCAGCTGGGCGCGGGTCGGCGCGAAACCCCGGACCGCAAACGCCGCACCGGCCCCCAGCGCGGCACCCGCCAGCACATCACCCGGATAGTGCACGCCCGTATAGACGCGGGAGAACGCCACCGAAGCGGCGACCGGCGCCAGCGCCAGGCCCCACCACTTGTTCTCGAAGGCGACACCGGTCGCGAAGGCCACCGCCGAGGCCGCGTGCCCGGACGGGAACGAGGAGGTGACGGGCTGACGGTGCAGCTGCCGTATGACCGGCACCGCGTCCAGCAGCGGTCGCTGGCGCCGGACCGAGCGCTTGCCGAGGGTATTCACCGTCGCCGACGCCACGGCCAGCGACGCCACCCCGCGCAGCGCCGCCCGGCGCATCGGCCGGCCGCCCAGTGCGGCCGCGCCGGCCGCGATGCCGAACCACAGCAGTCCGTGGTTGGCGCTGCGGGTCAGCCGGGGCAGGACCCGCTGCGCGCCCGGCCATTCGCGGGAGGCGATGAGGTGGAAGGTCCGCCGGTCGAGTTGGGGAAGTAGCGATCGCATGCGCCCTCTTGTACCCCAGACTCGCCGTAACAGGCAGGAAGGGGCTGCTGGGGGCGGTGCGCGGCATTGCGCGGCCGTGGCGGGGCGGTGCGCGGCGTCGCATGGGCGGTGCCGCGCGCAGACCGGGCTGCCGCGCCCCGGCGCCCCTGCCCCGGCTGTCTCTGCCGACCGCCCGTGTGCCCCGGCCCCTTGCCCCGGCCCTCCGTGCTTCGCTGTCGGGATGATCAGGAAACGGCGCGACACCGACCTCGCCGCCTGTGTGGCGCTCCTGGCCGAGGTGCACACCCACAGCGGCTATCCACACCGCTGGCCGGACGACCCGGCGCGCTGGCTGGCCCCCGACGGACTGACCGCCGCCTGGGTCGCCGAGACCGACGGTACGGTCGTCGGCCACGCGGCGCTGTGCGGCCACGAGGTCAGCCGGCTGTGTGTCGCACCCGGCGCCCGCGGCGCGGGCCTCGGCGGACGGCTGCTGCGCACCGTCGAGACGGCGGCGGCCGCCCGTGGGCTGCGCCCCGTACTGGAGGTGAAGGCCACCGACACCGCGGCCATCGGCCTCTACGAGCGGCTGGGCTGGATCCGCCGCGCCACCGAGCGGCAGGAGTGGGACGGCGGTGAGGTGGTGACGGTGCATCGCTACGAGCCCGGTGCGGTGAGCGCGGGTATGGCCCCGCGCTGACGTGTCGCCCGGCCGCCACCCCCGCGATCTGCCAAGGTGGACGGGGCCGCCTCAGGGGACGTCCTGGGCGTTTCCCCAGGGCGAGGGGCCCACGATCGACCCGCCGTCGTGGAGTGGAGGTACGGATGCAGCGGACCGCCCCGGATCCGCAGCAGGAGCCGGACCCGGATCCGCCGGCCGGCCTGCCGGTCCTGCCGGCGCTCGCCGCGTACCTCTCCGCGGCGGCGGACCGCACCGAAGCCGAGCCGCCCGGCGGCAGCACGCCCCTGCGCACCGCCGCCTGCGGCTACTGGGAACGCCGCGGCCTGGTCACCACCCCCGACCGGGTCCTCGCCGCCCCCGGGGCGCCGGCCCTGCTCCTCGCGCTGTACGCCGCGACGGACGGGGCGGTGGTGCTGCCGCGGCCCTGCTCCGAGTGGTACGCGCCGCCCGCCCGGCAACTCGGGCGGCCGGTGCACCTCGCGCCCGTACCGCCGGAATCGGGCGGCGTGCCCGACCCGTTCGCGCTGCTGGAGACCGTCCGCCGGGCCCGGATGCACGGCGACAGCCCGCGCGTCCTGGTCCTGGCCGTCGCCGACGATCCGACCGGCACCTGCCCCGCGCCCGAGCAACTGCACGAGGTCTGTGAAGCGGCGGCTCAGGAAGGACTGTGGATCATCAGCGACGAGACGCGCCGTGATCTGCTGCACGATCCGCATGACACCGTGCTGCTCAGCCCCGCCGAGATGCTGCCCGGCGAGGTCGTGGTGCTCACCGACCTGCGGGCCACGCTGGTGCCCGCCTCCTGGCCGGCCGCGCTGGCCCGCTTCCCCGGCACCGAGCGCGGAGCCGTCCTGCGGGCCGCCGTGCTGGACGCGCTCACCGCGGTCCCGGTGCCGATTCCGGGGCCGGTCGGCTGCGCCGTCACCCATGCGCTCGGCGAACCCGACGAGGTCCGCGCTCGTACGGCCACCGCCGCCCGGGTGTACGGCATGCTCGCCGCGGCGCTCCACCACACCGTCACCGAGGCCGGCGCCCTCTGCCGCCCGCCGCACTCCGGCAGCCATCTCTACGCCGACCTCGAACCGCTGCGCCGGCCGATGGCGGCCCGCGGAACCGTGGAATCCCGCGCACTGGAGCGGAAGTTGGCGCCCTGGGGGGCGCGCGGCGGACACCGTTTCGGCGACGCGCCGGGCGCCCTGCGGGTACGCCTCGGCGTCGAGGCGCTGCTCGGCGCCGACCGGGAGCTGCGGCAACGCGTCCTGGCCGCGCCGGACCCGCTGGAACTCCCGCATGTCACCCAGGCGCTGACCGCCCTGGCGCGGGCGCTGGCCGGACTCACGACGTCCGCGGACGGCTGATCACCACCGCGCCCCGCCCGCCGGTTCCGCCCCCGCCCGCGGGGGTCCCACCCCCGCCCGCCACAGCCCGCCGCTCCCGCCACAGCCCACCGGATGCGCCCCCGGACCCGGTCCGTAGGGGTCAGGAGGGTGCGTTCACGGCGGCGGTACGGGCGGCCGGGTGCAGTGCGGCGTACTCCAGGGGCGCCGACGGATCGATCGAGACATCCAGCGGGGCCGGTGCGGCGCCCGCCCGGACCAGCAGATCCCCGATGGCGGCGACCATCGCGCCGTTGTCGGTGCACAGCCGCAGCGGCGGCACCCGCAGGGTGATCCCGGCGGCGGCGCAGCGCTCCTCCGCCAGGCTCCGGACCCGGGAGTTGGCGGCGACCCCGCCCACCACGACAAGGGTGCCGACGCCGTGGGCGGTGCAGGCGGCCACCGCCTTGCGGGTCAGGACATCGGCGACCGCCTCCTGCAGCCCGGCCGCGCCGTCCGCCACCGGCAGGGCCCGGCCGCGGTGCCGCTCCGCCCATCGTGCGGCGGCGGTCTTGAGCCCCGAGAACGAGAAGCCGTACGGATCATCACGCGGCCCGGTCAGCGGACGGGGAAACCGCACGGCGCCCGCGTCGCCCTCGCGCGCGGTCCGGTCGATGGCCGGCCCGCCGGGATGAGGGAGCCCGAAGACCCGGGCGACCTTGTCGAAGCACTCGCCGGCGGCGTCGTCCAAGGTGTCGCCGAGGTGCACGATCGGATCGCGGGCCAGGTCGCGGACGAGCAGCAGCGAGGTGTGGCCACCGGAGACGATCAGCACCACACAGGGGTCGGGCAGCGGACCGTGCTCCAGGGTGTCGGCCGCGACATGGCCGGCCAGGTGGTGCACCCCGTACAGCGGCACGTCCAGCGCGTACGCCAGGCTCTTCGCCCCGGCCAGCCCGACCTGGAGCGCACCGGAGAGCCCCGGCCCGGTCGTCACCGCGACCGCCCCGACATCGGACATCCGCAGCCCGGCCGCCTCCAGCGCCCGGTGTACCACCGGGGTGAACGAGTGGACATGGGCGCGGGCGGCGATCTCCGGCACCACGCCCCCGAACCGGGCGTGCTCGGCCATGCTGGAGGCCACGGCGTGCCCCAGGAGCCGGCCGTCCCGCACCAGCCCGGCGCCCGTCTCGTCACAGGACGACTCGATGCCCAGCACGACGGGTGTCCCACGCATGCCGTTCTCCTCTCGCACACTGCGCCCGGGGTCATGCCTAATTGCTAATTGCGCAGAGCTAGTTATTGCATATCATACGCAATAAGTGGACCTGTCCAGGGAATCCCGTCGTCCACCCGCGAGACCGCAGATCTTTCACCGACAGGCCCCCGTGACGGGAGTATTCGCGGCGATTTTGAAGCGTGCCGCCGATCCGGTGACCATGTGCACCGTCCGGCACACCGGACAGCCCGGCACGACGAGAGATGCGCCCCACATGCACCGCAGCCCTGCCGCTCAGCCCCCCGAGACCGGCTCTGACCTGCACACGCAAGCCAAGTCACCGTTTCGGATGAGCCTGTTCACCGCCACCTGCCTGGTGATGGGGAACATCATCGGTGGCGGCATCTTTCTGCTGCCGGCTTCGGTCGCCCCGTTCGGTACCGTCAGCCTCGTCGCCTTCGGCGCACTGACCATCGGCGCCCTCGCGCTCGCCCTGGTCTTCGGGCGGCTCGCCGAGCGCCACCCGGACACCGGAGGTCCCTACGTCTACGCGCGCGAGGCGTTCGGCGACTTCGCCGGATTCCTCTCCGCCTGGTCGTACTGGACCATGACCTGGGTCAGCAACGCGGCGCTCGCGGTCGCCATCGTCGGCTACGTCCACGTCCTCCTCCCCGGCCACCCCTCCCGCGGCGCCGACCTCGCGATCGCACTCGTCGCGCTCTGGCTGCCGGCCCTCGCGAACTTCGCCGGCACCCGCTACGTCGGCCTGGTCCAGACGATCTCCACCGTCCTCAAGTTCATCCCGCTCCTCTTCATCGCCGTCGTCGGCCTGTTCTTCTTCGACCCGGCCAACCTCGGCCCGTTCCACGAAGGCAGCGGCAGCGCGGCCGGCGGAATGTCCGCGGCCGCGGCGATCCTCCTCTACTCCTACGTCGGTGTGGAGTCCGCCGCGATGAGTGCGGGCGAGGTCCGCGACCCGGAGCGGAACGTCGGCCGGGCCACCGTCCTCGGCACCATCGGCTCCGCCGTCGTCTACCTCCTGGGCACCGTCGCCGTCTTCGGCACCGTTGCCCACGACAAGCTGGTGAAGTCCCAGGCGCCGTTCTCCGACGCGGTGAACGCCATGTTCGGCGGACACTGGGGCGGTACGGTCGTCGCGCTCGCGGCCGTCGTCTCGATCATCGGCGCCCTCAACGGCTGGACGCTGATGAGCGCCCAGTCCCCGTACGCCGCCGCCAAGGACGGGCTGTTCCCCGCGCCGTTCCTGACCAAGCGGCGCGGCGTCCCGACCTTCGGCGTCCTGGCCGCCGGTGTGCTGGCCAGCGCCCTCACGGTGATGAACTACCTCATCGGGTCCGG
This portion of the Streptomyces sp. 2114.4 genome encodes:
- a CDS encoding VOC family protein, with translation MDILGTSLRVCVGDLDAAIGVYERLTGAEAVRFQRGGVAVAAVGCFFLMSGPEAELSVLRKITATIAVKDVDDAVADLTAVGADIVAGPLPTPIGRNLVARHPDGSIFEYVDRKQEAEA
- a CDS encoding class I SAM-dependent methyltransferase; this translates as MPQESAVYTHGHHESVLRSHTWRTVDNSAGYLRDAVQAHMQILDVGCGPGTITADLAALVPDGQVTGLEHAPDVLRQARATAAGRGLTNVRFAVGDVHALDYPDDTFCVVHAHQVLQHVGDPVQALREMRRVTKPGGIVAVRDSDYSAMTWYPEVDGMADWLRLYLRVARANGGEPDAGRRLHAWARQAGFAPDAITATAGTWCYHTPQERSWWSELWAERTVGSSYARIAVDGGHATTEQLDRIAAAWRAWGAEEDGWFGILHGEILCRV
- a CDS encoding aminotransferase class I/II-fold pyridoxal phosphate-dependent enzyme, whose translation is MQRTAPDPQQEPDPDPPAGLPVLPALAAYLSAAADRTEAEPPGGSTPLRTAACGYWERRGLVTTPDRVLAAPGAPALLLALYAATDGAVVLPRPCSEWYAPPARQLGRPVHLAPVPPESGGVPDPFALLETVRRARMHGDSPRVLVLAVADDPTGTCPAPEQLHEVCEAAAQEGLWIISDETRRDLLHDPHDTVLLSPAEMLPGEVVVLTDLRATLVPASWPAALARFPGTERGAVLRAAVLDALTAVPVPIPGPVGCAVTHALGEPDEVRARTATAARVYGMLAAALHHTVTEAGALCRPPHSGSHLYADLEPLRRPMAARGTVESRALERKLAPWGARGGHRFGDAPGALRVRLGVEALLGADRELRQRVLAAPDPLELPHVTQALTALARALAGLTTSADG
- a CDS encoding amino acid permease, producing the protein MSLFTATCLVMGNIIGGGIFLLPASVAPFGTVSLVAFGALTIGALALALVFGRLAERHPDTGGPYVYAREAFGDFAGFLSAWSYWTMTWVSNAALAVAIVGYVHVLLPGHPSRGADLAIALVALWLPALANFAGTRYVGLVQTISTVLKFIPLLFIAVVGLFFFDPANLGPFHEGSGSAAGGMSAAAAILLYSYVGVESAAMSAGEVRDPERNVGRATVLGTIGSAVVYLLGTVAVFGTVAHDKLVKSQAPFSDAVNAMFGGHWGGTVVALAAVVSIIGALNGWTLMSAQSPYAAAKDGLFPAPFLTKRRGVPTFGVLAAGVLASALTVMNYLIGSGGVFEILVLITTFSATVPYLLAAGAQVYFLLTGRRDQVRPARFARDLTLALTAFGFTFWLVAGAGYAAIYQGVLFLFAGILVYAFMAARRTARQAETAATAATTTTAATTDAPTPADSEEVPPPAASAAVPPRTT
- a CDS encoding GNAT family N-acetyltransferase, whose translation is MIRKRRDTDLAACVALLAEVHTHSGYPHRWPDDPARWLAPDGLTAAWVAETDGTVVGHAALCGHEVSRLCVAPGARGAGLGGRLLRTVETAAAARGLRPVLEVKATDTAAIGLYERLGWIRRATERQEWDGGEVVTVHRYEPGAVSAGMAPR
- a CDS encoding bifunctional phosphatase PAP2/diacylglycerol kinase family protein; this translates as MRSLLPQLDRRTFHLIASREWPGAQRVLPRLTRSANHGLLWFGIAAGAAALGGRPMRRAALRGVASLAVASATVNTLGKRSVRRQRPLLDAVPVIRQLHRQPVTSSFPSGHAASAVAFATGVAFENKWWGLALAPVAASVAFSRVYTGVHYPGDVLAGAALGAGAAFAVRGFAPTRAQLAPPARPRAEAPALPGGRGLVVVANQGSGQRTGPGPDRTEEVHGVLPQAEVTVCSGPDGEPLDKALEDAAERAKALGGALGVLGGDGTVNAAAEVALRHGLPLAVLPGGTLNHFAYDLGIETYAAAARAVETGEAVAVDVARFRAGPHPEARHFLNTFSIGAYPELVRIRERWAGKIGAWPAGVLAAWEVLRTAEPLTLTINGERRAVWLLFAGNSQYRGLGFAPVRRHDLADGVLDVRVVHGGRLARTRLLTAALLGTPRSSPVLGEARLSRLRISGLPEGTTLAFDGEVAPAPAELTLDKQNEALTVYRLLPE
- the tsaD gene encoding tRNA (adenosine(37)-N6)-threonylcarbamoyltransferase complex transferase subunit TsaD, which produces MRGTPVVLGIESSCDETGAGLVRDGRLLGHAVASSMAEHARFGGVVPEIAARAHVHSFTPVVHRALEAAGLRMSDVGAVAVTTGPGLSGALQVGLAGAKSLAYALDVPLYGVHHLAGHVAADTLEHGPLPDPCVVLIVSGGHTSLLLVRDLARDPIVHLGDTLDDAAGECFDKVARVFGLPHPGGPAIDRTAREGDAGAVRFPRPLTGPRDDPYGFSFSGLKTAAARWAERHRGRALPVADGAAGLQEAVADVLTRKAVAACTAHGVGTLVVVGGVAANSRVRSLAEERCAAAGITLRVPPLRLCTDNGAMVAAIGDLLVRAGAAPAPLDVSIDPSAPLEYAALHPAARTAAVNAPS
- a CDS encoding PadR family transcriptional regulator encodes the protein MLTLCILGFLDEEPLHAYDLRARISGLSGHVRPVSDGALYPAIKRLEAAGHLTRHIEPGERATPRQVLTLTASGRAEFLRRLREPADLEITDRNSFFILLAFLGRLPDPADQARVLRRRLAFMDEPGSYFYEDGRPLRARDMTDRFRRGMLQLAHATSKADRAWLERTVGELAGGVSP
- a CDS encoding alpha/beta fold hydrolase, encoding MTTATTQYFRTPDGIRLAYLDLGGTGRPVLALHGAYGRGRSLLGLAGHLGPGYRLIALDQRGHGLSDHPDDHGREAYIGDAAALVEHLGLGPVAAVGHSLGGITAYQLAARRPELTSAVAVVDFPAEYRAPLGDDQLLALPTHFPSMRAMLDALAGVDEPRHFTESAVEEPEGWRFLWRAEEVQAAKVAVRGDWWDDFTAVEQPLMVVRGERSAVVPRRHAEEMVRRRPGTEVVTIDGHHDFYLTHQAELGATVREFLDRTVPLAA
- a CDS encoding LysE family translocator, whose translation is MTAAVVGFALFALVMTVTPGPDTLLVLRNCVRGGRRTGAATAVGAALGSLAWAVAAAVGLAAALQRWDAAFTAVRLAGAAYLVLLGGQALWAHRRSGSVAESGDAPSVAEVPDGSAAYLRPVRAFRQGLLSCLLNPKVGIFFVAVVPQFLPGGHSVLGATLFLGAIDAAIAAGWLLLVVVCAGRLLERLRRPRVHRNLERATGGVLVALGVGTAVETAVG